A genomic stretch from Tissierellales bacterium includes:
- a CDS encoding GyrI-like domain-containing protein → MKHEWRKAEKNIYIPKSKPTLIELPEQKFFMIDGSGDPNGELFAKHIEVLYALSYAIRMMPKSGFTPDGYFEYTVYPLEGIWDISDDGKSDDVLDKSKLIYTLMIRQPDFVTQELFEKALSIVKKKKKSLEFLDKVRLSTMCDGLSVQMLHLGSYDNEPESFSAMKLFIEEHNLEILTMKHREIYLNDARKTIPEKLKTTLRYRVKKL, encoded by the coding sequence ATGAAACATGAATGGAGAAAAGCTGAAAAAAATATATACATACCAAAATCAAAGCCAACTTTAATTGAATTACCTGAACAAAAATTTTTCATGATAGATGGCAGTGGTGATCCTAATGGTGAACTATTTGCAAAACACATAGAGGTACTATATGCCCTTTCATATGCTATCAGAATGATGCCAAAAAGTGGTTTTACTCCAGATGGTTACTTCGAATACACGGTATATCCTCTTGAAGGCATTTGGGATATTTCCGATGATGGCAAATCTGATGATGTTTTAGATAAGTCAAAGCTTATATACACTTTGATGATTAGACAGCCTGATTTTGTAACTCAAGAACTATTTGAAAAAGCTCTATCTATTGTTAAAAAAAAGAAAAAATCACTCGAGTTTTTAGATAAAGTACGCTTAAGTACAATGTGCGATGGTCTTTCAGTTCAAATGCTCCATCTAGGATCGTATGATAATGAGCCTGAAAGTTTTAGTGCAATGAAGTTATTTATAGAAGAACATAATTTGGAAATTCTAACGATGAAACATAGAGAGATATACTTAAACGATGCTAGAAAAACCATTCCAGAAAAATTAAAGACAACTCTGCGATATAGAGTTAAAAAATTATAG
- a CDS encoding MFS transporter, which yields SLENAIMIDGLSFLVAGIMILSMKYKSEFIANNIKTSFKDNVKVTLDILKENISLKTIIGMTLIMSFAFGLVPAIMPGYVTDVLGFDPVFYGGSLSLMTLGGLIGSILTPWLKKRTDDVGLFILGYVIYGIIYLGYFLLAFMPNMIILSLLFMIQGISMPIMGIGSISLQQKLIQKDKMGRFFGTMGTIQASAALIARLFSGLAGDYISPSFILVFAFSIMMLGSLWGRRLNHA from the coding sequence TATCATTAGAAAATGCAATAATGATAGATGGACTTAGCTTTTTAGTTGCAGGAATTATGATACTAAGCATGAAATACAAGTCCGAATTCATAGCAAATAATATAAAAACTAGTTTCAAAGACAATGTAAAAGTAACACTTGATATACTAAAAGAAAATATATCACTGAAAACCATAATAGGCATGACACTCATAATGAGCTTTGCATTTGGATTGGTTCCAGCAATAATGCCAGGTTATGTAACTGATGTACTGGGATTTGATCCTGTATTTTATGGAGGCTCGCTTTCACTGATGACGCTTGGAGGACTAATAGGTTCTATACTCACACCTTGGCTAAAAAAGAGAACTGATGATGTAGGATTATTTATTTTGGGATATGTCATTTATGGAATTATCTACTTAGGATATTTCTTATTAGCATTTATGCCAAATATGATAATCCTTAGTTTGCTATTTATGATACAAGGAATATCAATGCCAATAATGGGCATTGGTTCGATATCGCTTCAGCAAAAGTTGATACAAAAGGATAAAATGGGCAGATTTTTTGGAACTATGGGAACTATACAGGCGAGTGCTGCGCTGATTGCTAGATTGTTTTCAGGTCTTGCAGGTGACTATATATCACCGAGTTTCATATTGGTATTTGCGTTTAGTATAATGATGTTGGGTAGTTTGTGGGGAAGACGACTTAATCACGCGTAG